One segment of Triticum aestivum cultivar Chinese Spring chromosome 2A, IWGSC CS RefSeq v2.1, whole genome shotgun sequence DNA contains the following:
- the LOC123190514 gene encoding ABC transporter I family member 1, producing the protein MPALRPPPPRLMLNAVSCMRNAQTVLRDINVSVHDGTALVLTGANGSGKTTFLRMLAGFSRPSAGEILWNGHDVTTPGVFQQYKLQLNWMSLKDAVKEKLTVLENVQWFELLEGKHGRSAPAIELMGLGRLMNDKARMLSMGQRKRLQLARLLAIDRPIWLLDEPSVALDSEGVKLLEYIIAEHRKKGGIVIVATHLPIEIEDSMNLRLPQRFPRRKTLVDLVR; encoded by the coding sequence ATGCCGGCcctgaggccgccgccgccgcgcctcatgCTCAACGCCGTCTCCTGCATGCGGAACGCGCAGACGGTGCTGCGGGACATCAACGTCAGCGTCCACGACGGCACGGCGCTCGTCCTCACGGGCGCCAACGGCTCCGGCAAGACCACCTTCCTGCGGATGCTGGCCGGCTTCTCGCGCCCCTCGGCCGGGGAGATCCTCTGGAACGGCCACGACGTCACCACCCCGGGGGTATTCCAGCAGTACAAGCTGCAGCTCAACTGGATGTCGCTCAAGGACGCCGTCAAGGAGAAGCTCACCGTGCTGGAGAACGTCCAGTGGTTCGAGCTCCTCGAGGGCAAGCACGGCAGGTCCGCCCCAGCCATCGAGCTCATGGGCCTCGGCAGGCTCATGAACGACAAGGCCAGGATGCTCTCCATGGGGCAGAGGAAGCGCCTCCAGCTCGCCAGGCTGCTCGCCATCGACCGCCCGATCTGGCTCCTCGACGAGCCCTCCGTCGCGCTCGACTCCGAGGGCGTCAAGCTGCTCGAGTACATCATAGCGGAGCACCGCAAGAAGGGTGGGATCGTCATCGTCGCCACGCATCTGCCCATTGAGATCGAGGATTCCATGAACCTCCGTCTTCCGCAGCGGTTCCCCCGGAGGAAAACTCTGGTTGATCTTGTGCGTTGA